The genomic region AAGAACATGTGCCCTGAAAACAGTTCTCAAGTCAGCTAATGGCTCAGAGGTAAGTTTCATTAGCTTGATTTGATGCTTCAGGGCCTAGTGACACCACGCACATTTAGCCCCCTAATCCTTAAAGCACCCTATTGGAAAACATATACAATCTGTTAGAATGGATATTTCTTTATAATACTTATGAAAACTGCTCCTCAGAATGCATATGAGAGAAACTAGTTTCTGGGGCTGTGTATGGTATTGAAATATGACTGAGCCATCTTATGAACATTCTTGCATACATGCACAGAGATCAATACAAATACAGTGGATAAACAAGCTGAACATATTTGATTATCAAAAAAACACCAAGCAGTCTCTCCTGTACATTTACCAGCTGTAGCATTCTTGACAAATTTGGGAGCAATAGAATAGTATGTTTTTAAACAGGAGAATAACTTGAAAATTAAGACTTAGAAAACCCGTCCAACACAGCCACTTTTCTAGCATTGTGAAAATGACAGCAAACAGACCCAAAATGTGCATCTCAGACTTTCTAGGAACAGGAGACAGCTTCTTGTCCTAACTTTTCTTGCTGCTAAATGCTGCAATGCATCCATTATATCTGACGGAGTTTCTTAAAGGGTAATACAAGAAAATCAAGAAAATAAATAGCATTAAAGCATTCCCTCTCTTCAAAGAATattcattaaaattaaaacttTGCCTTTTCTTAAGGATAAGAATAGttctaacaaaaaaaatcaactgcAACATTAATATATGAAAGTTCAAAGATGTGTTTCACAGCATAATTGTAGCAATAACTTACACTCCACTGCCCACTCACAATTCAGTCATTTGCATTAACGGTGTACAAAGAAGGTCcttagttatatatatatattttataaagtcTGGAAGATCAATATAAATACTGCTCCAGAAATTAAAAAAGTGTTTACATCCCCCAACTCCAATATTACATCTCAGTGTCCTGTTCTATTATAATCTGTAAAAACTTTAACGGCGCAGAGGTTCAAGTTTTCGTAACTTCAATGACGCACTGGACGACAAAGCATCTTGGTTTGAAGAATTCACTATGTCTGGAGACTGGAACAATACTCTACCACGATGATTAAATACGTAAAAAGATGGATGGTTCCTTAATGTGTCAAATGTCcttaaaataaatatgaaaaatgaAATTAACATGGCTTTAGATGGATCATTTGACAAAACACTCCTGGAAATACCAGATTTttacaaacagaaaaataaatgctGTTACCAATTATGGGGTGCCAAGTCTCTAGCTGTTACCCACATTTCCTATAGCATAACAACCATTAAGAATTTTAGCTACAAGATGCTACTACTGGGGAGATAGTTATGCCAATTGCTTAGTATACAGAAAACATCTACAGCATTAATAAGCTTTACTCTCCCTTCCATCTGCTTCTTTATATACACATGTTAACTACCTATGAAGCATCACCCTCCTCCCTTTGACCTTGCCTCAGCACTAATAATGCTCTTAATTCACTCTCACTTCTTAGCATTTTACTTTCAGCTCCCCCTGTACTGCCAATCTTATACGGATTTATTTAAGTCCAATATTATTCAGACTGCTCTCTAAGAGCAGGTTTTCTGCTTCTCATTTCCTAGCCACAAAATTCAATTCAAAACCCTTCACAAGATGTATACAATTCCATCTATAACAATTTGGCATGTCTATAGCATGTAACCAATTCAACAAATTTGGAGGGGATATGTATTATCCCTATTTACTGATGTGAAAACAGAGTTGATTGGAGCTAAGAACTTCTGCCTCTCAGTCTGCCACTGAGCCCACTGGACAAGAACAGTTCAGTGTCCTCATACCTCCCTAATCCTCACCCACTCACACCACTACTTCTACGCAGTGGGCTTTTAGGAGGCTTAAGGGAGAAGACAAGGAAGGGCAGAAAGTGTCCCATTCACTCCTGTAGCTTCATCCTGTCTAGAATACCAGAGCCAGATAGGTGGTAGCTTCCTGGCCCCTCCTGTCCTTCCCAGCGTCATATCTACAGCATATAGTCAAGCAGGCGTGAGCTAAAAACCAGAACGTTTCTGGCAGTGCTATGTCACAGGATGTGCCAAGTTTATTTATAGAGCAACAGGAAAGTGCATGTCAATGAACAGTAAAACCCCAACATACTTATTTTTTAGTTCTGAAGTGGCATCCATGTCTTTAAATTCTCCTGCAATATGTACTATTCCATAACACGTAAGTGCAAAGGCCAACAGTGTTTGAAGAACTATCTGCAACAGAGAGAGATACAATACACAACACAGAGGTTGCTAAACAATGACATCAATTGTAAAGTTATTTCACTGGTTTGCTCAGTTTTACACAAGTGCACACATTTTTTCAACCAGGAACTTATGAAAATGGGCAAGTAACTTTTACCCCATTTTACTGGACAGTGAGGGAGACTGAGTTGGATTAAGTAGCTTGCCAGTGAGGGTAACACTGTAAGTCAATATCAAAAGCAGGACCACAAGGGAGGTTTCCTGGCACCTACCCTGTCCCCTCCAAACTAGATCTAGCTGCCTTGGACAGTTCTGCAGGCAGATTCTATATTCCTCAGAGCACTTAATCACCATTTTGTGCACTCAGATTGTGGCTGTAAAAGAATGAATCTAATACTGAGATAAAATTGTGACCTCCAGAACTGTGAAAAATGACATCTAGTCAAGTCCACTTCTACATGTCATTTTTATATTTGTCAATGAAGAAAGACAAtcaaaatcagaaataaaaacaCTGAAGTAAACAAAGCAAGTTATGCTGGGTTAACAGCACTGAATAAACAAGTGTCAGCCAACAAAAGCCAGAGGGAGGTGGATGTTTATATTGCAGAGTACAGAAGACTTATGCAAGGATTTTCCAAATTCTACCTACAGAAGCCAGAGAATTCCTAGAGGGGCCATTTCACCAACAGTTCTAAAGAAGGAGAAGAATGTCTAACTCAttctcatctgcaaacactttgtAAGAGCTGTAATGCATCACTTGGAGTTAGAACTGCTTGGTGAAACATCCTCCAGCAGAATGAGAACTTGAAAGATCGTGTGATTAAAAATTCAATTCTGTTcaacaaaaaatatgaacagaaaTAAAAGCAAGAGACCAAGTTATCTAGTCTTAAGTCTTCTAAACATAATTCAAATGTACAACTTACATCTATCGGCAATGTTTCATCCTCTTTTTCTGTTAATCTCATATAGGAACGATCTACAAAATAAAGACGTactaagttaatttttttttttaaaaaggcaaatgaaTTTATATTCCAGTCGTGTTTGTGTTCCTAGGTGTTGGAGTAACTGCCACTTTTAATCTTGTTTCCACAattacttcctcagatcatatttgATCTTCCAAGCCTGCCTTGAAAAATAATTTCAGGGATAACTCCATCTCTTCTGCATAAGAGAAGTCTGTGGAAGAGGGCTGGTGATGGAGTGCACATACGCAGAAACAATTCTCTATTTATTTCCGATCTAGCTAATCAAGCTGTAGCATAGCCAGCATTATACATTTCTTCATAAATcaatatgttttatttttattgcaatgTATATAGCTACTGTTCCTATTGAACTTGACTAAACTGGTCATCATTACTAGTAAACTGAAGAGCAAATTTCTGCACAAGACAATCTGCAATTTTTTACTACTTCAACAGCAGACTACTAAATGTAATAAATGATTCCTCCTTATACACCCTTAAGGTACGTACATAATACATATATGGAATATAGTACCTGTAGCACAAACCTCTTACAGAATTCAAAAATGAGTAGCCTTTATGGATGTGTTGGTGAGAATTCATTAAGGTACAGGAACTATGTGTAAAAGACTCATTATGAAAATCTAAACTATTATAAAAAGGAGAGGTATCCGTCACAccgtctgtcacagagaacatttgagaatacaCTGGAAGACTTGAGAAGATTCTAGAAATGACTGGGTATCTCTTAGCAATGCACCAACACACTTTGCTTCCTGCTATGGGCTCCTGCCCGGGACACACTTTCTTTCCGTGCTAGAGCTTTCTTGGCCACACTCAGGGAAGGGAGTTCTAATGCCTGCCCTCTACCCAGAGGTGGAAATTAGGTGGCATGCCACTCTGCTAAGAGTCTGGGGCTTTTGATCTGGAGTAGTCAATTCACAGGGGCCATCTGGGAGTCTCAAGGGGAAGATCGCGGTCTCCCAGTCAGCTTAACTGTGCGACTACAGAGGTTCAGCCCCAGCTGCAAGAAGGGCTGGTGGCATTCCTGCTCTGCCCTTGCTCATGATAGGGACAGAATAGGTCCCTCTGGGGATGTGGCTGCAGCGGCCCACCCCGATCCAGGCGTGGGCCTCATGGTCTGGCCCCCATCTACTGCAGAAAGGGCTGATGATCCTGGCTTGGCCCTTGTCCAGTCTTAGTTGCCCGGCTGCAGCAACCTGGTCCAGGCCAGGCAAGTTAGCCTAACTCCCCTGCTTTTCCTCCCATCCTCAGGACCCTGCCCCTGTCTCCTGCAACCTGtcctccacccccccagccccaaccagtgttccctctaagctgcgtggcagcacagctttatAAGTGCTTAATCAGTCCAacccagtcagaggcttagggctCCATGCAGAGAGCTGACTGACTGAggggggctgattaatcacctgtgaagctgtcctgcagcagtttagagggaacattgcccctagcaccctgacctgagcccctcatatacctcAATCCTGACTCCTGTACAGGAATCTTGCAACCGAAGTTGCAACTCCACACCGGGCCAACCAGAGTGTATGTCTATTGTCACAATGCTGCCATTTATAAATGCTATACTTATCAGCCTAATTCTACAAGACATTACAGGCAGAAATTTAGCTCAATACAGTTAATTATTTTCATTCTAGTCAGAGGTATGCAGTAGTGTGGAATTTTGTAAGCACATTTTGCATTAACTTAATCTGTCCTAAAATTCAGATAACTCTGGGTTGTAAAACTAAAGGACATCACCTTTTTCTGAATTATAAAAGTAAGTGGTttaaacaatgagcagtcctgtggcatcttagataaTAAcagatttagtttaaaaaaatggataGTCCTTTAAATCATTTTATACACATTGTTGGCATGTGTGAGGCAGCAGAAAAAGGAGGTCCCAGTGTTCAAGGGGTTAAAGAAAGCCTCTGGGCCAACCTACCCCCTCTGGCTTCATCTGCAGCCAATACCAGGCctggaggaagtagagaaggaaggagcctggctcattTTGGGGCTGACTAGCAAGGATGCAGGAGCTTGGTTCAGCAGAACCTGTACACTCAGCAGCCATGGGAGTAAGTAAGCCCACACCCCTATCCCTCCAAGAAAAGGTTGGAAACTTACTGAGAAGCTCCAGCTAGGGGGAATCTGGACTCTTAGGGCTATTCCCCAAAAACTTCCTGGGCCAGTAGCACAGGGGGCCAGAGTCCCTCTTTCCCCACTTGCTTATTCAGTGACCTAGCCATAGCCTGTTCCCGTATTGCCCCACCACAATCCTGACACGATTCTAGCAAGTGGTGTCTCCAAAACCCACTAGAATtgaaaaacagtattttaaaaaacgGAAAGTTAGGAATTTGAAATAACCTTAGACAGGCTTCAGAAACGTGTAATATTTAGGTTTGCCACCTACCACAGCTAGAACCATGCTGATGCCTGCGTGTAAATGTTTTCAAGGGGTTATTAATCTTTCCAAGCCAGAGTCCTTGACCAGGACTTTCTGATCCTGGTTACATAAAGTAACTGGATCCTTGATTCCCAAAGCAAGCAATTTGGGAGAAATTATACCATTTTGCTTTAAAGGTATTGAGGATCTCTACAAGAGAGGCTTGAAAATTAACATATGGGCTCAAAAGAGAACTGGCTACACTTTACACACTCTTTTCCTCCTCTAAATATACTTAAAGCTCTGGGCGAACCTACCCCCTCCGGCTTCATCTGTAATCACAGCTCTGTGTGGTACCCCCCTACCCGCCCTTCCTGGCCCAGGCCCCCAGCTCACGGCTGGCAATGCGTCCCCAAATCTCCCCCTCGGCAAACGGCTTGAGGCGCAGGGATTTCCTCAGTAAGAACCGGCCCCGCTTTGCCCCCGGAATCTCTCTGCCGCCTTCATCTAACTCCGCCTCGTCCCGGCTGCCACCAGCACCCGCGCCCCGCTCCTGCGCGCCACCCCCACCCCGCGACGCCCAGGCGcccgcactgcccctcccccgctgcccgaGCAGCGTGTGGGGAAGGGGCCGCGGGGACGAGGATGGCTACGTCCCCGCTCCCCGCCCGGGCgacagcccctcaccccccgcGCCGCCTCCAGGTCCCGCTCACTCACGCTGCGCCGCGGAGAAGGCCGCGTGGGCCAAGGCGAAGAGTCCGATCCCCACCAGCCCCTTCCACAGCGAGGCCGCCGCCATCGTCCCCCGCCGGCCACGGGCTCCCTCCCTTCAGTCCGGCCGGCTTGCGCCAGGGGGGCGACCGGCGCACGGAGATGGCGTCACCCCTGAGCGGCGCTAGAGGGAaaagagcgggagggggggggaagacaggGGCAGGGTCATAGGTCGAGAGGTGTGGCCTGAGATGCTAGAAGGGACGGTCGAGGGGCGGGGTCAGCGGTGATTGGCGAAAGGGCTAGGGCTGTAGTTGAGGGCGGGGCCAAGGCATACAAACTCATATAGGAGGGGGGCATTCATAGGGGCCGACAGTGATAGGCAGGAGGGACAGTCATaggctgaggggcggggccaaCAATGATAGGCAGGAGGGGCAGTCATaggctgaggggcggggccgaCAATGATAGGCAGTAGGGGCAGTTATaggctgaggggcggggccgaCAGTGATAGGCAGGAGGGACAGTCATaggctgaggggcggggccgaCGAAGATAGGCGGGACAGGCAGAGTCATAGGTTGAGGGGCGGGACTTAAGGGTGAGCTTTGCTCCCAGGTCCTTTGGGGAGCGGCATCCCGTTAGCCCGagtggcaggctgctgggcccaCTCCTCTGGCAGAGTCCGAGGCCTTCCCTGCGGATGGGGGTTGTGCGGTGTCCTTGCTGTGGCAGCCCCTAGCTACCTTCCCTCTCCCCGGGAGCCGCTTCTCCCCTGGCTGGTGGGGCAATAGCACTGGAGTACAAATGGCGGCCTGGGGAAAACTTGTATTTTGCACAGCTGCCCTGCTGCGCGTTGCCGCTTGGCCTCCTCGATATCCCCATCCGCCTCTCACCCTGCACTGTGTCCCCTTCGTTCCTAACTCCTGCATTCTCCTGGGAAAAACGCCCAGGATGCATGGATTCGCTGttagcttcccctctccagcaaTGCTCTGAGCACCTTAGGAGGCTAGGAGCTGGGAAGCAAGGAGCAATATCGGGTCCATGAAAGACAGGAGAGCAGCAGCTCCTGATGCTCACCTCAGGCATAACTGGGCTGGAGAAAGTGGCCTGGAGGCACAAAGCATGAATGTGTTACATCTGGCTTCCCCCATAGCCCTGTAGAGGAAGGTTTGTGGGAGAGAGATCACCCTCCCACCATGTTCTTATACTGGGAGGAAACTGGCATCAACCTGGGTAGCTTTTCTCTCCAGAAGAGCTCCCGGGTCAGCCAGGAGCAGTTACTGACAACCTAAGCGGCATGGTTCTGTGCTGCATAGTAGCACCACTTTGAGTATGACACCCATTTGCAGTCACCTGGGTAACTCACCCTTAAGGCTTGCTTTGCCCCTGTCCCTCCCAAACAGCTGGCCTCACAAAATTGGGAACGTTCAGTTTCCTGGCTTTagaacccagaactggacagccTACTAATTTCCCCAACTGTCCCTCCAGTAGAGCCCAATGGTGGTGAGGGTTATATCAGCATATATCCTGTGTTCCTGGTAGATAGCTCACACATGAAGAGAGTCACATTAATTACACTGCATCAATGACTGTGTACACAGAAGAGTTTTAGATCCCACTGACTGGCTGCCATTGGATTGAGCTTTGCAGCTGCAGAGCTTATGAAATACTGTGGTATTTTGGGGTGCAGCAgcacctcagagttatgaacggACCCGTCAACGTAAGAACATATGTTCTTAATGTTCAATGGGAATTTTTTAACAGACCCATGTTTTGTTCCCAGTGACAAACACGGTAGAGTAGGGAACCACTGCCATGCCATCCCCCAAGGATGGGTAACTCCGCAGTCTCGCTTTACGCGGTGCCAGGCAGGTGTGATGCTGCCGGATGCTAGGCATGGGCAAGCCTAGGCATGCGGGGTTCCCAACACGCTAGGCTGGCTGTGAAACGGCGGGTGCTTCGCTAGAGCAGCCGCACTTCCCCGGGGGCCTCCAGCCGACAGCCATGGCCTGTGCCCCTTATGCCCCTCCCCACGCGCGCCCGGCACCGCCCCACTTCCCGCCCCGGCGCCTGCGCCGAGCCCTGCCCACAGCTCCGCTGCCAGCCGGGCCCTGCGGACGGAGCCGGAGCCATGGCCGTGGCGCTGCCCGTgcgggcgctgctgctgctgctggcggcgcCGGCCCGCGGGGAGGTGGCCCGGCCcgtggccctggaggaggagatcGTGTCCGAGAAGGCGGCGGAGGAGAGTCACCGGCAGGACAGCGCCAACCTCCTCATCTTCATCCTGCTGCTCACCCTCACCATCCTCACCATCTGGCTCTTCAAGCACCGCCGCGCGCGCTTCCTGCACGAGACCGGCCTGGCCATGATCTACGGTGAGGGGCGCcgcgcgccggccccgcccccggctctgcccctcaGCCGCCGGCTCCCACTCCGCGACCAGCCCtcgcagctgccccccccccagctgcccttcAGCACCCCGCCCCTCGCAGCTGCCACCTCGACCCCCGCCCCCTGGTTGCTGTCTAGcgaccagcccccacccccctgcagctgtcactcagcccccaccccctgagctggctttcagcccccccccccccggctccacaCCCCCACCCTTCCGCTGCTGCCTAGGGACCAGCCCCCTGAGCTGCCCTCCGGCCCAGGGCTGCTGCCTAGCAACAgtcccctccacccctccccggaGATAgcacctgctctccccccccaaactctcaTCCGCACCTCCCCAGTAACCAGCCCCTGAACTGTCACATAAAGTTTCTCAGTTGCCACCCAGCAACCAGTTGATAGTGGGCACCCTCTATGTGCACTTCCTGCTTGAAGCCAACCTGGTCATGTCTACCGTGAGGGATACCCCACACCCTCCCGACTGCTTGGCTACTGAGCTGCCACACAGAAGCCAGCCAGACTCACCCTTGGAGCTGGCGCACAGCACCCAACACTTACCCCACCCCTCTGACACCCACGTCTTGGCATATTGACTGCACAAGGTCTGCCGGGTAACTTCCTGTGGTGAGAGACTCTCTCAGGACCCAGCCATCCTTTTGAGCCATCCAGCAAACAACCCCATCTCCCACTCCGTGTCAGACCCATCCCTGGGAACACTGCGTGCGTGAGACCAGGCAGGACTCAACCCCCCTCCATGCATTTTGCACCCAACACCCGTGATTTAGCACCCACCCGGCAACCCTATCATAGCACTTCCTGCATTGGAGTGGCCTACTCACTATATAGTCATATACTTTCTGCGTGAGATGGAATCAGATCTATGGTGAGACTGACCAGGAAAATACCCATCTGGGGTCTCCCTCAATGAGACATCAGCATCTACTGTACCATTCCTGCATAAGAAAGATCTGGCCATGAGGGGTTgacctaaccctaacccaggTGTTTTTGAAAAGCCTATATAATAGCTGAAGTGTGTGTCTTTAAAAGTTGCAAGACATTGTATTttaagtaggttttttttttaaaatattgagagGTCTCTTAATATGGGGTGGGTGAACTGTTAAAAGGATCCCTTAGTGCAGAGACACCTGATTTCACATAGTTCTGGCAACTGTGGAAGGAAAGTGCACTAGGCTAAGAGGATGAAAGAGATTTGCCCAGATCTTAAATTGTGTTCTTTGCCTGGGAGGTATGTATATAACATGTCACTGCGTGTTaataaacttttttgaaaaaaaatattgcatTGTATCAAGACTAGAGATGTTACACATCTAATGTCCAGAATAAGGAtgaaagcgactagtcgactacccgataagcctgggcttatcgagTAGTCAAATGCCTAGTCAACCAGTTGCTTTCTCCCCACCTTTGTatcaggggcagtggggcagtaggggtggggggagctggtgctggtgggagccagcttaaaagccaatttccccccagcacagtctccacagaggagcaggggagacagaggcgcagcagggaaaATGGCATGAGCAGGGAGTAAAGCAGATCCTGACTGCTGCGCCTCtctttcaaatgtagtaagagccccgcAGAGGCGCTGCAGGGAACCCAGAGTGAGCGGGGACTCAAGTAGAGGTGCAACAGTCGGGATCTGGTGCGAGACGGGATAGCAAGCTCCCCCCATGGatattccatcaactacttgattagctgattaatcgaaatttaacatccctaatccataaGGTATCACGCTAAAGCAGGGTACTCATcacgcagcccatttgtttgcggcccgcaatGTAGTTTGattttacgcggggctcaacacgtggcatGCAGGTGgaatatgtgttttagtagttaaattcctggactgtcattgctcattgaaagtactgtcataggggtggaaatcaggtaaatactgcattttattaatatcagcaggagtgacttaaatggagcctgcgtcttgtgtagtcttgccttaatctttgtattcatgcccgccagtgtgaaagaagctgtttgcatatatttgcatgtatatgcaaccacacttaagttgcggccctcggcatgtactgtgagtatcattgtggcccctggggcttccaaagttgagtagccctgcgctAAAATGTTTATATAATTCCTGCCCATCTGACACTTACAGTAAAGAGGTTACAAGTATAGGCCCCAGCCCTGTGATTTCTCTTATGGAGATGGTGTCAATGCGGCCCTGTGCAGAGCTCTTCCTGCATGAATCTTG from Pelodiscus sinensis isolate JC-2024 chromosome 13, ASM4963464v1, whole genome shotgun sequence harbors:
- the MMGT1 gene encoding ER membrane protein complex subunit 5; the protein is MAAASLWKGLVGIGLFALAHAAFSAAQHRSYMRLTEKEDETLPIDIVLQTLLAFALTCYGIVHIAGEFKDMDATSELKNKTFDTLRNHPSFYVFNHRGRVLFQSPDIVNSSNQDALSSSASLKLRKLEPLRR